Genomic segment of Marispirochaeta aestuarii:
CGCGGCCTTCAGGCGTCCCGTCGGTTTTTCCGAGTCCAGGGCCCGTTTGAGCTCAGCCTCGAAATTGATCTCGCTGCGCTTGAAGTTCGGCGTATCGGCGTTGGCAATGTTGTTGGAGATAACACTGCGCCTGAGTACAGCCACATCCATATTTCGATGCAGCAGATCGAGGGTTTTTCCAAAACTGTTACCGTAAAACACAGCATGCTCCTTGCATAATTCTCTTTCTTATCCTCTAGTTTCGGCAGGAACAGCGTCCCTCCTTACACCTCTGTTACAGGATGTACTGACTCAGGTCCTTGTCCTGAAGCACATCGCTCAACCGATCGTTCACGTAATCCGGGGTTATGGTTATGGTCTGCCCGCTTATTTCCGGCGCCGTAAAGGAGACCTCCTCCAGAAGCAGCTCCATTATGGTATGCAGCCTTCGGGCGCCGATGTTCTCGCTCATGCTGTTTACCTGGGCAGCTATCTCCGACAGCCGTTTTACCGCCTCGGGGGTAAAATCCAGGGTAACGTCCTCGGTACCGATAAGCGCCTTGTACTGGGTGATCAGGGCGTTCTGAGGCTGGGTCAATATCCTCTCGAATTCCTCGGCTCCCAGGTCCTTGAGCTCGACCCGCAGGGGGAAACGTCCCTGGAGTTCGGGAATCAGATCCGAAGGCTTGGAGATGTGAAAAGCCCCGGCGGCAATAAAGAGGATGTGACTGGTGTCGATCATCCCGTGCTTTGTATTTACGGTGCTGCCCTCCACGATGGGAAGAATATCCCGCTGGACCCCTTCGCGGCTCACGTCCGCTCCGGATCGGTTCTCCTTGCCTGCAACCTTGTCGATCTCGTCTATGAAGATGATTCCCATCTCCTGGACCCGATCCCTGGCGATCTCCGAAACCCTTTCGGTATCCACCAGCTTGTCCAGTTCCTCAGCCATGATTATTTCCCTGGCCCGTTTTACAGTTACCCGTTTTCTCTTCTTGCCTCCGCCGAGGATATTGGAAAGGTTGCCCAGGTTCAGGTCCATCTCTTCCATGCTGTTGCCGGCGAAAACCTCGATGGTCGGGAAACCTCCCCGGGATACGTTCACCTCAACACTCTTCTCCTCGAGTTTGCCTTCACGAAGCATCTTCCGGAACTTTTCCCGGGTATCGCTTCCACCGCTCTCCTCCACGGGAACAGGCATAGTGCCCTCCTTCGGGGCCTCCGGCTTTTTTATACCCGGAAGGAGAAGATCGAGGATCGCCTCCTCGGTCCGCCGTTCCGCCTCTTCCCGGACGCCCTCCTGAAGCTCCTCCTTGACCATGGAGACGGCCACACTCATGAGGTCCCGAACCATGGATTCCACGTCCCGTCCCACGTAGCCGACTTCGGTATACTTGGTGGCCTCCACCTTTACAAAGGGTGCGCCGCTGAGGCGGGAGAGACGACGGGCGATTTCAGTTTTTCCGACCCCGGTGGGGCCGATCATTATGATATTCTTGGGGGCAATCTCGTCCCTCAGCTCCTTGGGAAGCTTCTTTCTCCGGGTGCGGTTTCGCAGTGCGATGGCCACGGCTTTCTTTGCCTCGTTCTGACCGATAATGTATTTATCAAGCTCCGCCACAATTTCCCGGGGAGTCATGTCGTCAATAATCATGCCAGCTCCTCACTGATAATGGATTCGTTGGTGTAGATGCAGATTTTCGCCGCTATCCTCAGGCAGCGTCGGGCGATTTCCAGGGCGCTCAGATCGACACCGGAATCAAGGTAGGCCAGCGCAGCCGCGTAGGCATAACTTCCCCCGGAACCGATGGCAATGGCGCCCTCCTCGGGTTCGATAACATCCCCGGTCCCCGAAATCAGGAGTATCTTCTCCCTGTCCGCCACCAGCAGCATTGCCTCAAGGCGGCGAAGCATACGGTCCGTGCGCCAATCCTTGGCCAGCTCAACCGCAGCCCTTGTAAG
This window contains:
- the hslU gene encoding HslU--HslV peptidase ATPase subunit; translation: MIIDDMTPREIVAELDKYIIGQNEAKKAVAIALRNRTRRKKLPKELRDEIAPKNIIMIGPTGVGKTEIARRLSRLSGAPFVKVEATKYTEVGYVGRDVESMVRDLMSVAVSMVKEELQEGVREEAERRTEEAILDLLLPGIKKPEAPKEGTMPVPVEESGGSDTREKFRKMLREGKLEEKSVEVNVSRGGFPTIEVFAGNSMEEMDLNLGNLSNILGGGKKRKRVTVKRAREIIMAEELDKLVDTERVSEIARDRVQEMGIIFIDEIDKVAGKENRSGADVSREGVQRDILPIVEGSTVNTKHGMIDTSHILFIAAGAFHISKPSDLIPELQGRFPLRVELKDLGAEEFERILTQPQNALITQYKALIGTEDVTLDFTPEAVKRLSEIAAQVNSMSENIGARRLHTIMELLLEEVSFTAPEISGQTITITPDYVNDRLSDVLQDKDLSQYIL
- the hslV gene encoding ATP-dependent protease subunit HslV; translated protein: MNQMKATTILAVRKDGKTAMAGDGQVTLGNTVMKGNAKKVRTIYDGKILVGFAGATADAFTLFEHFEGRIKEYKGDLTRAAVELAKDWRTDRMLRRLEAMLLVADREKILLISGTGDVIEPEEGAIAIGSGGSYAYAAALAYLDSGVDLSALEIARRCLRIAAKICIYTNESIISEELA